A window of the Acidimicrobiales bacterium genome harbors these coding sequences:
- a CDS encoding TasA family protein: MTTIHAPSADDKQQYESPPDRRPRGGLAVRLLASIAVLAVALGVVTVASLALFTDTDSVPNNTFSTGTVNIDATPDATVFTAPSMNPGDEVVAPITVANTGSMQLRYAVTSETSEDVLASELVLTIRDNVTDCSVANWDATGTQVYQGILGDSTTSGGLPVLGSAAAGADAGDRVLNGGLNEALCFHVQLPLTATAQGATTTAIFNFLAEQTANNP, translated from the coding sequence GTGACCACCATCCACGCTCCGTCAGCTGACGACAAGCAACAGTACGAGTCGCCACCCGACCGCCGCCCTCGGGGCGGACTCGCCGTTCGACTACTCGCCAGTATCGCCGTGCTCGCCGTTGCCCTCGGCGTGGTCACCGTGGCATCGCTGGCGCTCTTCACCGACACCGACTCGGTCCCCAACAACACGTTCTCGACCGGAACCGTCAACATCGACGCCACGCCCGACGCCACCGTGTTCACGGCGCCGAGCATGAATCCCGGTGACGAGGTCGTCGCCCCGATCACCGTGGCCAACACCGGGTCGATGCAGCTCCGGTACGCCGTGACCTCCGAGACCAGCGAGGACGTGCTGGCCAGCGAGCTGGTGCTGACAATTCGTGACAACGTGACCGACTGCAGCGTCGCCAACTGGGACGCCACGGGCACCCAGGTCTACCAAGGCATTCTCGGCGATTCGACCACGTCCGGAGGCCTGCCAGTGCTGGGCAGCGCTGCGGCCGGTGCCGACGCCGGCGATCGCGTGCTCAACGGTGGCTTGAACGAGGCGCTGTGTTTCCACGTTCAACTGCCGCTGACTGCGACGGCCCAGGGGGCAACCACCACGGCGATCTTCAACTTCCTCGCCGAACAGACCGCCAACAACCCCTAG
- a CDS encoding FG-GAP-like repeat-containing protein, which translates to MDLRSLSRTTRTATLVAVLVALALGTVRLNGDRDAVHVLGIAAPSQNLVMVTPTGDFTSGDDSAKRTFFESLGWTVSAIDDSAGAAAFTAAASANDVMFVSDTINDVAHEAKVRDADIGVVAEKFGSKGIYLFGTPNEDFTNQTTMTVVDNTHFITEPFATGSLTIYSAADDVNYWLGTITALPSGVQVLADSPTNTEHQALYVAETGATLYSANVAPNRRVFIPSDAALYSVWTADYQTIIERSLLWAAGADTCADDSDGDGLGDCWEAQFGDTDGDTTPNELDADDDGDGIPTASENADPNSDGDPRDALDSDRDGQPDYLDLPASPASLALSSQQKVSEIQGGLGAVLDPGDRFGRGLAAIGDLDGDGVVDLLAGVETDDDGGTDRGAAYVLFMNGDGTVRAQQKISSTAGGFGSGLDNGDLFGVNVGSLGDVDGDGVPDVAVGAIWDDDGGADRGAVYVLFLNRDGTVKRKQKISDTQGGLNENLADADRFGLGVSGLGDVDGDGIPDMAVGLFTDDDGAVDAGAVLVLFLDVDGTVRSEQKISDTQGLLSSNLTAGDEFGFSVGGPGDIDGDGTADLVVGAVWDDDGGSDRGAVYVLFLNGDGTVKSEQKISDTQGGLTGTLDDSDWFGYGVAGLGDVDGDSVPDIAVGAGRDDDGGTDRGAIYLLLLNSSGTVKAEQKLSSTAGGFTGPLDDGDEFGAAMSGLGDLDEDGTIGIAVSAVADDDGGLDQGSFYILDLTSAPMGTATVNSTGDAADATPGDGLCDTGGVNNEGADECTLRAAITEANASGTIDTVHFSIPASDAGHAAGVWTITPATELPDLYTTMTIDGTTQPGATPGGASFPANVDSSLAIQISGSALLGADDDGLSIVTGADGTEIRGLSFTDFTGSSSEAIVIWASSNNLLAGNHFGVDATGLVAAANRLHLYVGSTSTGNRIGGTAAADRNLFSASTSAAIMLDGDGVIGTIVQGNDFGLLGDGSAGSTGWYAIAANGTSTGAIGGTAAGAGNRFANGLGGVATFGDSTFTSLGNSFWTNTITGIDLAGNGPTANDAEDVDTGPNDLLNFPVPTGPNAGATTLEVALDVPAGDYRIEVFTNPTSGAHSSGYGEGETLVHAETVTATGAAGGEAFTLTGLPAWSATDVVTATATRDLGAGNYGATSEFSYAVSAVSTSCAADSDGDGLWDCEEDANADLDDDPATTPGPDTDGDTTPNYLDADDDGDGIPTASENADPNGDGDPRDALDADCDGQPDWLDVEAGATTVTVSTEVKITEALGGFAGALDAGDFFGTGATPIGDIDGDGVTDVAIGANGDDDGGTGRGAVYVLLLNADGTVKSQQKISSTQGGLTGPLDDNDEFGYAVAGLGDIDGDGVGDLAVAAKLDDDGSADRGAVYVLFLDSSGTVKAEQKISDTTGGLVATPSGWATAVAGLGDIDGDGINDLAVGAAFDDDGGADRGAVYVLRLNADGTVKAEQKISQSAGGGPGLDNTDNFGIGLATIGDLDGDGSPELAIGAWGDDDAGADAGAVYIAFLDAAGSATSIQKLTD; encoded by the coding sequence ATGGACCTCCGATCCCTCTCCCGCACGACGAGGACCGCAACGCTGGTTGCGGTCCTCGTCGCGCTGGCGTTGGGCACGGTGAGGCTCAACGGCGATCGGGACGCAGTGCACGTTCTCGGTATTGCGGCACCGTCGCAGAACCTCGTGATGGTGACGCCGACCGGCGACTTCACGTCGGGTGACGATTCGGCAAAGAGGACGTTCTTCGAGTCGCTGGGCTGGACCGTGAGTGCCATCGACGACAGCGCCGGCGCTGCGGCGTTCACGGCCGCAGCAAGCGCCAATGACGTGATGTTCGTCTCCGACACCATTAACGACGTTGCCCATGAAGCCAAGGTCCGCGACGCCGACATCGGCGTGGTGGCCGAGAAATTCGGTTCAAAGGGCATCTACCTGTTCGGGACCCCGAACGAGGACTTCACGAACCAGACGACGATGACCGTTGTCGACAACACCCACTTCATCACCGAGCCCTTTGCGACCGGCAGTCTGACGATCTACAGCGCCGCCGACGACGTCAACTACTGGCTCGGAACGATCACCGCACTGCCGAGCGGGGTGCAGGTCCTTGCCGATTCGCCGACCAATACCGAGCACCAGGCGCTCTACGTCGCCGAGACCGGCGCAACGTTGTACTCGGCGAACGTGGCCCCGAACCGCCGCGTCTTCATCCCCAGCGACGCTGCCCTGTATTCGGTCTGGACTGCCGACTACCAGACCATCATCGAACGATCACTCCTGTGGGCCGCTGGTGCGGACACCTGTGCCGACGACAGCGATGGCGACGGGCTGGGCGACTGTTGGGAGGCACAGTTCGGCGACACCGATGGTGACACGACACCGAACGAACTCGACGCCGACGACGACGGCGACGGCATCCCGACGGCGTCGGAGAACGCCGACCCGAACAGCGATGGTGATCCTCGTGATGCCCTTGACTCCGATCGTGACGGACAACCCGACTATCTCGACCTCCCAGCAAGTCCCGCGTCGCTGGCCCTGAGCAGCCAGCAGAAGGTGTCAGAGATCCAAGGGGGGCTTGGAGCGGTGTTGGATCCCGGCGATCGCTTCGGCCGCGGCCTGGCTGCGATCGGCGATCTCGATGGTGACGGGGTGGTCGACCTCCTCGCTGGCGTGGAAACCGACGATGACGGCGGTACCGATCGTGGCGCAGCCTACGTCTTGTTCATGAACGGCGACGGAACCGTCCGCGCACAACAGAAGATCAGCAGCACCGCGGGTGGCTTCGGATCAGGCCTCGACAACGGAGACCTCTTCGGTGTCAATGTCGGCAGCCTCGGCGACGTGGACGGAGACGGTGTCCCCGACGTCGCCGTTGGCGCGATCTGGGATGACGACGGTGGTGCAGACCGCGGCGCCGTCTACGTCCTGTTCCTGAACCGCGACGGCACGGTGAAGCGCAAGCAGAAGATCTCGGACACTCAGGGGGGTCTCAACGAGAACCTCGCAGATGCGGATCGCTTCGGATTGGGGGTCTCGGGTCTGGGTGATGTCGATGGCGATGGCATCCCCGACATGGCAGTCGGCCTCTTCACCGACGACGACGGCGCCGTCGACGCCGGAGCGGTGCTGGTCTTGTTCCTCGACGTCGACGGCACCGTTAGGTCGGAGCAGAAGATCTCCGATACCCAGGGGCTGCTCTCGAGCAATCTGACGGCCGGAGACGAGTTTGGCTTCTCGGTCGGCGGCCCAGGCGACATCGACGGCGACGGGACGGCAGACCTCGTGGTCGGAGCCGTCTGGGATGATGACGGTGGCTCTGACCGAGGTGCTGTCTACGTGCTCTTTCTGAATGGCGACGGCACGGTGAAGTCGGAGCAGAAGATCTCCGACACCCAGGGAGGGTTGACGGGCACGCTGGACGACAGTGACTGGTTCGGATACGGCGTCGCAGGGCTTGGCGATGTCGACGGCGACAGCGTTCCGGATATCGCCGTCGGCGCTGGACGCGACGACGATGGTGGCACCGACCGCGGTGCCATCTACCTTCTGCTTCTCAACAGCAGCGGAACGGTGAAGGCCGAGCAGAAGCTGAGTTCGACCGCCGGCGGCTTCACGGGTCCGCTCGACGATGGCGACGAGTTCGGGGCGGCAATGTCGGGACTGGGCGACCTCGACGAGGACGGCACGATCGGCATCGCAGTGAGTGCGGTGGCCGATGATGACGGCGGCCTCGACCAGGGCTCGTTCTACATCCTCGATCTGACATCGGCTCCGATGGGGACGGCGACGGTGAACTCGACAGGCGACGCCGCCGACGCAACGCCCGGCGACGGGTTGTGCGACACGGGCGGAGTCAACAACGAGGGCGCAGACGAGTGCACCCTCCGTGCGGCCATCACCGAGGCCAACGCTTCGGGCACGATCGACACCGTCCATTTCTCGATTCCCGCCTCCGATGCCGGCCACGCCGCCGGCGTGTGGACGATCACGCCAGCCACCGAGTTGCCCGACCTGTACACGACCATGACGATCGACGGCACGACTCAGCCGGGGGCGACGCCGGGCGGTGCAAGCTTTCCGGCGAACGTCGACAGCTCGCTCGCGATCCAGATCTCGGGATCGGCGCTTCTCGGGGCGGACGACGACGGCCTGTCGATCGTCACCGGCGCCGACGGAACGGAGATCCGGGGCCTTTCCTTCACCGACTTCACCGGATCCAGCAGCGAAGCGATCGTGATCTGGGCGTCGTCGAACAACCTGCTGGCCGGAAACCACTTCGGCGTCGACGCCACCGGTCTCGTCGCTGCCGCCAACCGGCTGCACCTCTATGTCGGCTCGACCTCCACCGGCAACCGGATCGGCGGCACGGCCGCGGCCGATCGCAACCTGTTCTCTGCGAGTACCAGCGCCGCCATCATGCTGGATGGCGACGGGGTGATCGGCACGATCGTGCAAGGCAACGACTTCGGGCTCCTCGGCGACGGCAGCGCCGGTTCCACCGGCTGGTACGCCATCGCCGCCAACGGCACCTCGACCGGAGCGATCGGTGGGACCGCTGCCGGTGCCGGAAACCGATTCGCAAACGGTCTTGGCGGCGTCGCGACGTTTGGCGACTCCACCTTCACGTCGCTCGGCAACTCGTTCTGGACCAACACGATCACCGGCATCGACCTCGCGGGGAACGGTCCGACGGCCAACGACGCCGAGGACGTCGACACAGGCCCCAACGACCTGCTCAACTTCCCGGTGCCGACCGGTCCGAATGCCGGCGCCACGACCCTCGAGGTCGCGCTCGACGTGCCCGCCGGTGACTACCGGATCGAGGTGTTCACCAACCCGACGAGCGGCGCGCATTCCTCCGGCTACGGCGAGGGCGAGACCCTTGTCCACGCCGAGACCGTGACCGCCACTGGTGCTGCCGGCGGCGAGGCCTTCACCCTCACTGGCCTCCCGGCGTGGTCGGCCACCGACGTTGTCACGGCCACCGCCACCCGCGATCTCGGCGCCGGCAACTACGGAGCGACGTCGGAGTTCTCCTACGCCGTCAGCGCCGTGTCAACGTCGTGTGCCGCCGATTCCGACGGTGACGGCCTGTGGGATTGCGAGGAGGACGCGAACGCCGACCTCGACGATGACCCGGCGACGACTCCCGGTCCGGACACCGATGGTGATACGACGCCGAACTACCTGGATGCCGATGACGACGGTGACGGAATCCCGACGGCGTCGGAGAACGCCGACCCGAATGGTGACGGCGATCCCCGCGATGCGCTTGACGCCGATTGTGACGGCCAGCCCGACTGGCTCGACGTCGAAGCGGGCGCCACGACGGTGACCGTCTCGACCGAGGTGAAGATCACCGAGGCGCTCGGTGGTTTCGCCGGCGCACTGGACGCCGGTGACTTCTTCGGCACGGGCGCAACGCCGATCGGCGACATCGATGGTGATGGCGTGACCGATGTCGCGATCGGTGCCAACGGCGACGATGACGGCGGCACCGGCCGAGGTGCGGTGTACGTGCTGCTCCTCAACGCCGATGGCACGGTCAAGAGCCAGCAGAAGATCAGCTCGACGCAAGGTGGCCTGACCGGTCCGCTCGATGACAACGACGAGTTCGGCTACGCCGTCGCCGGCCTGGGCGACATCGACGGTGACGGTGTCGGCGATCTGGCGGTGGCGGCGAAGCTCGACGACGACGGGAGTGCGGACCGAGGAGCGGTCTACGTTCTGTTCCTCGACAGCAGCGGCACCGTCAAGGCCGAACAGAAGATCTCCGACACGACCGGCGGATTGGTGGCTACCCCCAGCGGCTGGGCGACCGCCGTGGCCGGGCTCGGCGACATTGATGGTGATGGGATCAACGACCTCGCCGTCGGCGCCGCTTTCGATGACGACGGTGGCGCTGATCGTGGCGCGGTCTACGTACTGCGATTGAACGCTGATGGAACAGTCAAGGCCGAGCAGAAGATCTCCCAGTCTGCCGGCGGCGGTCCAGGTCTCGACAACACCGACAACTTCGGGATCGGCCTGGCCACCATCGGTGATCTCGACGGCGATGGCAGCCCGGAACTCGCCATTGGTGCCTGGGGCGATGACGACGCAGGAGCGGACGCGGGCGCGGTGTACATTGCCTTCCTCGATGCGGCGGGATCTGCCACGAGCATCCAGAAGCTGACCGATTGA